One Bufo gargarizans isolate SCDJY-AF-19 chromosome 3, ASM1485885v1, whole genome shotgun sequence DNA segment encodes these proteins:
- the LOC122932874 gene encoding proline-rich receptor-like protein kinase PERK2 isoform X4: MEELLQQLMKRAGSAGGEEWLRSCLKMPAPLLSSPPEVLTSPPSSSVPPLGSPMLPPPPLSLEPPPPAVEESPVPAWGSRPELRTTRGSSSRFREEEAAALPSKRARSAGSACTPPPGAGRRRSTNRRRAASQRGRQSSRIRESGRQSGSSYTEAVLTGVERHQDAATEELQQEVEQQILQDELQGLPVERLPPLLVEPSPGPLGRSPHLSSAAYGPRQEGQPEVSL, from the coding sequence ATGGAAGAACTCCTGCAGCAGCTGATGAAGAGAGCGGGGTCCGCCGGCGGAGAAGAGTGGCTGCGGAGCTGTTTGAAGATGCCGGCGCCGCTGCTATCAAGCCCACCTGAAGTGCTGACATCGCCGCCGAGCTCGTCTGTACCGCCGCTGGGGTCCCCGATGTTACCGCCGCCGCCGCTGTCTCTGGAGCCGCCGCCGCCAGCTGTTGAAGAAAGTCCGGTGCCAGCATGGGGAAGCCGTCCGGAGCTGCGCACCACCAGAGGATCCAGCAGCCGTTTccgggaggaggaggctgcagcgctgcCCAGCAAAAGAGCTAGAAGTGCAGGGAGCGCTTGTACTCCTCCCCCGGGGGCGGGGCGTCGGCGCAGCACCAATCGGAGAAGAGCAGCTTCTCAGAGAGGCCGGCAGTCCTCCAGGATCAGAGAGTCTGGAAGGCAGAGTGGCAGTTCCTATACAGAAGCTGTTCTCACTGGTGTGGAACGTCATCAGGATGCTGCCACTgaggagctgcagcaggaagtggAGCAGCAGATCCTGCAGGATGAATTACAGGGGCTGCCTGTTGAGAGGCTCCCACCTCTGCTGGTTGAGCCATCTCCGGGCCCCCTGGGAAGATCACCACACCTATCATCTGCTGCCTATGGTCCACGCCAGGAAGGACAGCCA